One segment of Massilia sp. Se16.2.3 DNA contains the following:
- a CDS encoding PfkB family carbohydrate kinase: MNPAGNAVGAVATVVYGEALVDDFATEQVVGGAPFNVARHLAAFMAPSLMITRVGNDRNGDIIRAEFERFAMSQAGLQVDAIEETGRVLVERTPKGHRFVIVPHQAYDVIEPEAALAAMAGLSPDTIYFGTLAQRGERSRSALRTVLAASAATRFLDLNLRDGQVERRVVLDSLHAADIAKLNEEELQTLLEWTFQYGPGDPPLAPGDTRSACAALVKMFGLQAMVVTLGHRGSVYFGADGSTVDTRDTPAPPYVIDTVGAGDAFSAIFLLGRLRGWPLERTLARANAFAGAICAIPGAVPRDLGFYDGWVARWR, from the coding sequence ATGAACCCTGCCGGCAATGCGGTAGGCGCGGTCGCAACGGTCGTCTATGGCGAAGCCCTGGTCGACGACTTCGCCACCGAGCAGGTCGTCGGCGGCGCGCCTTTCAATGTGGCGCGCCACCTGGCCGCCTTCATGGCGCCCAGCCTGATGATCACGCGCGTCGGCAACGACCGCAACGGCGACATCATCCGCGCCGAATTCGAGCGCTTTGCCATGTCGCAGGCCGGCCTTCAGGTGGATGCGATCGAAGAAACCGGCCGCGTGCTGGTCGAGCGCACCCCGAAAGGCCACCGCTTCGTCATCGTGCCGCACCAGGCCTACGATGTCATCGAACCCGAGGCGGCGCTGGCGGCCATGGCGGGCCTCAGCCCGGACACGATCTATTTCGGCACGCTCGCCCAGCGCGGCGAGCGCTCGCGCAGCGCGCTCAGGACGGTGCTGGCGGCCAGCGCTGCCACCCGCTTCCTTGACCTGAACCTGCGCGACGGCCAGGTCGAGCGCCGCGTCGTGCTCGATTCGCTGCATGCGGCCGACATCGCCAAGCTCAACGAGGAAGAATTGCAGACGCTGCTCGAGTGGACTTTCCAGTACGGGCCAGGCGACCCTCCGCTGGCACCGGGCGACACGCGCTCGGCCTGCGCCGCACTGGTAAAAATGTTCGGCCTGCAGGCGATGGTCGTCACGCTCGGCCACCGCGGCTCGGTCTATTTCGGCGCCGACGGCAGCACGGTCGACACCCGCGACACCCCGGCGCCGCCCTATGTCATCGACACGGTGGGCGCAGGCGACGCCTTTTCCGCCATTTTCCTGCTGGGCCGCCTGCGCGGCTGGCCGCTCGAACGCACGCTGGCACGCGCCAACGCCTTTGCCGGCGCCATCTGCGCCATCCCCGGCGCCGTCCCGCGCGACCTGGGCTTCTACGACGGCTGGGTAGCGCGCTGGCGGTAA
- a CDS encoding TldD/PmbA family protein — MSILTQEQTKRITDRVLSLSKADECIVGIGGERAGNIRFARNAVSTAGLTDDTTLTVRVAFGKRQGTASINEFDDKSLEKAVRRAEDLARLAPENPEFMPAVSKQAYKASNTFVQKTADIDPEIRAQAAAYAIEACRKKGLVSAGFLSDSTSFQTIANSNGVFGHQAATSLDFTCTIRTADGRGSGWVRRSARDLARFDPREAADVAIEKALRSVDAKALEPGRYTVILEPAATSDLLAFMMNGFDARRADEGRSFLTKTGGLNRVGDKLFDQQVNIWSDPWDPLVPVLPWDQNMLPRERQSWVKDGRVADLEYSQFWAKQKGKRAVGSAGNFIMAGSDKSIEELVANTRKGVLVTRTWYIRMVDPQSVALTGLTRDGTFYVENGKIKYPVKNFRFNESPVSMLNNIEELGKPTVLGGDEGPNPMVVPAMKVRDFNFTSLSDAV; from the coding sequence ATGAGCATCTTGACCCAGGAACAAACCAAGCGCATCACCGACCGCGTGCTGTCGCTCTCAAAAGCCGACGAATGCATCGTGGGCATCGGCGGCGAACGCGCCGGTAACATCCGCTTCGCCCGCAACGCCGTCTCGACCGCCGGCCTGACCGACGACACGACACTCACCGTGCGCGTCGCCTTCGGCAAGCGCCAGGGAACGGCCAGCATCAACGAGTTCGACGACAAGTCGCTGGAAAAGGCCGTGCGCCGCGCCGAGGACCTGGCACGCCTGGCACCGGAAAACCCGGAGTTCATGCCGGCCGTCTCGAAGCAGGCGTACAAGGCCTCGAACACCTTCGTGCAGAAGACCGCCGACATCGACCCGGAAATCCGCGCACAGGCCGCCGCCTACGCCATCGAGGCCTGCCGCAAGAAGGGCCTGGTCAGCGCTGGCTTCCTGAGCGATTCGACCTCGTTCCAGACCATCGCCAACTCGAACGGCGTGTTCGGCCACCAGGCCGCCACCTCGCTCGACTTTACCTGCACGATTCGCACCGCGGACGGCCGTGGTTCGGGCTGGGTGCGCCGCTCGGCGCGCGACCTGGCGCGCTTCGATCCGCGCGAAGCGGCCGATGTCGCCATCGAAAAGGCGCTGCGTTCGGTCGATGCGAAAGCGCTGGAACCGGGCCGCTACACCGTGATCCTGGAGCCGGCCGCCACCAGCGACCTGCTGGCCTTCATGATGAACGGTTTTGACGCGCGCCGCGCGGACGAGGGCCGCAGCTTCCTCACCAAGACGGGTGGCCTGAACCGCGTCGGCGACAAGCTGTTCGACCAGCAAGTGAACATCTGGTCCGACCCCTGGGATCCGCTGGTGCCGGTGCTGCCCTGGGACCAGAACATGCTGCCGCGCGAGCGCCAGAGCTGGGTCAAGGATGGCCGCGTGGCCGACCTCGAATACTCGCAGTTCTGGGCCAAGCAGAAGGGCAAGCGCGCGGTAGGCAGCGCCGGTAACTTCATCATGGCCGGTTCCGACAAGAGCATCGAGGAGCTGGTGGCCAATACCAGGAAGGGCGTGCTCGTCACCCGCACCTGGTACATCCGCATGGTCGACCCGCAATCGGTGGCGCTCACGGGCCTGACCCGCGACGGCACCTTCTACGTCGAAAACGGCAAGATCAAGTACCCGGTGAAGAACTTCCGCTTCAACGAAAGCCCGGTCTCGATGCTCAACAACATCGAGGAACTCGGCAAGCCGACGGTGCTCGGTGGCGACGAAGGCCCGAACCCGATGGTCGTACCGGCGATGAAGGTACGGGATTTCAATTTCACGTCGCTGTCGGACGCGGTGTAA
- a CDS encoding TMEM165/GDT1 family protein, with translation MDAFLVATGIVALAEIGDKTQLLAFLLAARFRRPLPIVCGIFVATLLNHAFAAAVGALVSELLGPQVMRWVLGLSFLGMAVWTMIPDEIDETEASLAKFGVFTTTVLAFFIAEMGDKTQVATVALAARYTEMAWVVAGTTFGMMLANVPAVYFGERIANRIPLTLVHGIAALIFAGLGIATLLGMGESFGF, from the coding sequence ATGGATGCCTTTCTGGTCGCAACCGGCATCGTCGCCCTCGCCGAAATCGGCGACAAGACGCAGCTCCTCGCCTTTTTGCTCGCCGCCCGCTTTCGCCGGCCGCTGCCCATCGTCTGCGGCATCTTTGTCGCGACGCTCCTGAACCACGCCTTTGCCGCCGCCGTCGGCGCCCTCGTCAGCGAGCTGCTCGGGCCCCAGGTGATGCGCTGGGTGCTGGGCCTGTCCTTCCTCGGCATGGCGGTGTGGACCATGATTCCCGACGAAATCGACGAGACCGAAGCTTCGCTGGCGAAATTCGGCGTGTTCACCACGACCGTGCTCGCGTTCTTCATCGCCGAGATGGGAGACAAGACGCAGGTGGCCACCGTGGCCCTGGCGGCGCGCTACACCGAGATGGCCTGGGTCGTCGCCGGCACCACCTTCGGCATGATGCTGGCGAACGTGCCGGCCGTGTATTTCGGCGAGCGCATCGCCAACCGGATTCCGCTGACGCTGGTGCACGGGATCGCGGCGCTGATTTTCGCGGGGCTGGGAATTGCGACGCTGCTGGGGATGGGCGAGAGCTTCGGGTTCTGA
- a CDS encoding TldD/PmbA family protein yields MERRTFLNIGTVAFGSMLIPVAGRAIAAEELLSPMAVAAKKALADTALNAATKAGASYCDVRIGRYLNQFVTTRDLNVENVVNTESAGVGVRVICNGAYGFAATSDMTPDGIANAARQAVAIAKANARLQSEPIQLAPVKGVGEVSWATPIKKDWRSVPIKEKAELLIAANKAGMDGGANFMQSMLFQVNQQKYFASTDGSYIDQDLHRLWAPITATAVDKTSGKFRSRSGLAAPVGMGYEYLDARPEHKIKAAGGVATLYTKSYDIVEDARAAGRDAKRKLTAKSVTPGKYDLMLSPEHLYLTIHESVGHPTELDRVLGFEANYAGTSFATLDKWQSKKFKYGSPIVNIVADKTTPGSLGAVGYDDEGVKTKEWNIIKDGILVNYQATRDQAHIIGEKESHGCSYADSWSNVQFQRMPNVSLAAGKKKLTPDEMVKDIKKGIYIVGEGSFSIDQQRYNFQFGGTLFYEIKDGKIGDMLEDVAYQANTQEFWNACSAICDERDWRMGGSFFDGKGQPPQISIVSHGSSTSRFNGINVINTARKIG; encoded by the coding sequence ATGGAACGTCGTACCTTTCTCAACATCGGCACCGTGGCGTTCGGGTCGATGCTCATCCCGGTGGCCGGACGTGCGATCGCGGCCGAAGAACTGCTGAGCCCGATGGCCGTCGCCGCCAAGAAGGCGCTGGCCGACACCGCGCTCAACGCCGCCACCAAGGCCGGCGCTTCCTACTGCGACGTGCGCATCGGCCGCTACCTGAACCAGTTCGTCACCACGCGCGACCTGAACGTCGAAAACGTCGTCAATACCGAATCGGCCGGCGTCGGCGTGCGCGTGATCTGCAACGGCGCCTATGGCTTTGCCGCCACTTCCGACATGACGCCGGACGGCATCGCCAACGCGGCGCGCCAGGCAGTCGCGATCGCGAAGGCCAACGCCAGGCTGCAGAGCGAACCGATCCAGCTGGCGCCGGTGAAGGGCGTGGGCGAGGTGAGCTGGGCGACGCCGATCAAGAAGGACTGGCGCAGCGTGCCGATCAAGGAAAAGGCCGAACTCCTGATCGCCGCCAACAAGGCCGGCATGGACGGCGGCGCCAACTTCATGCAGTCGATGCTGTTCCAGGTGAACCAGCAGAAGTACTTCGCTTCCACCGACGGTTCCTACATCGACCAGGACCTGCACCGCCTGTGGGCGCCGATCACCGCCACCGCGGTCGACAAGACCAGCGGCAAATTCCGCTCGCGCAGCGGCCTGGCCGCACCGGTCGGCATGGGCTACGAATACCTCGACGCCCGCCCGGAGCACAAGATCAAGGCTGCCGGCGGCGTCGCCACGCTCTACACCAAGTCCTACGACATCGTCGAGGATGCGCGCGCGGCCGGCCGCGACGCCAAGCGCAAGCTGACCGCGAAATCGGTCACCCCGGGCAAGTACGACCTGATGCTCTCGCCGGAGCACCTGTACCTGACGATCCACGAATCGGTCGGCCACCCGACGGAACTGGACCGCGTGCTGGGCTTTGAGGCCAACTACGCCGGCACCAGCTTCGCCACGCTGGACAAATGGCAGTCGAAGAAATTCAAGTACGGCTCGCCGATCGTGAACATCGTCGCCGACAAGACCACGCCGGGTTCCCTGGGCGCGGTCGGCTACGACGACGAAGGCGTCAAGACCAAAGAGTGGAACATCATCAAGGACGGCATCCTGGTGAACTACCAGGCGACGCGCGACCAGGCCCACATCATCGGCGAGAAGGAGTCGCACGGCTGTTCGTATGCGGACTCGTGGAGCAACGTGCAGTTCCAGCGCATGCCGAACGTCTCGCTCGCCGCCGGCAAGAAGAAGCTCACCCCGGACGAGATGGTCAAGGACATCAAGAAGGGCATCTACATCGTCGGCGAAGGCTCGTTCTCGATCGACCAGCAGCGCTACAATTTCCAGTTCGGCGGCACCCTGTTCTACGAGATCAAGGACGGCAAGATCGGCGACATGCTGGAAGACGTGGCCTACCAGGCCAATACCCAGGAATTCTGGAATGCCTGCAGCGCCATCTGCGACGAGCGCGACTGGCGCATGGGCGGTTCCTTCTTCGACGGCAAAGGCCAGCCGCCGCAGATCAGCATTGTCTCGCACGGCTCCTCGACCTCGCGCTTCAACGGCATCAACGTGATCAATACCGCTCGCAAGATCGGTTAA
- a CDS encoding class I SAM-dependent methyltransferase: protein MKRLILATLLAVSAAGATGVAHADDALKAVIAGEHRADNAKRDGYRHPYETLTFFGIKPNMTVVELVPSGGWYTEILAPYLREKGKYIGAGEAIEPGKRYGAAFRKKLDSNPALFDKAVPAVFEPPTRYEIAPANSADMVLTFRNLHNWVGNGDEAVAKTFKEIYKVLKPGGVLGVVDHRLPASMKQDDKASSGYVHEAYVIKMAESAGFKLAAKSEVNANPKDKADHEKGVWTLPPVLANKDKDREKYVAIGESDRMTLKFVKR from the coding sequence ATGAAACGACTGATCCTGGCCACGCTGCTGGCCGTGAGCGCCGCCGGTGCCACCGGCGTCGCCCACGCCGACGACGCCCTGAAAGCCGTCATCGCCGGCGAGCACCGCGCCGACAACGCCAAGCGCGACGGATACCGCCACCCCTACGAGACCCTCACCTTCTTCGGCATCAAGCCGAACATGACGGTGGTCGAGCTGGTGCCGTCTGGCGGCTGGTACACCGAGATCCTGGCGCCCTACCTGCGCGAGAAGGGCAAGTACATCGGCGCGGGCGAGGCGATCGAACCGGGCAAGCGCTATGGCGCGGCGTTCAGGAAGAAGCTCGACTCCAACCCGGCGCTGTTCGACAAGGCCGTCCCTGCCGTGTTCGAGCCGCCGACCCGTTACGAGATCGCCCCGGCCAATAGCGCCGACATGGTCCTCACCTTCCGCAACCTGCACAACTGGGTGGGAAACGGCGACGAGGCGGTTGCCAAAACCTTCAAGGAAATCTACAAGGTGCTCAAACCAGGCGGCGTGCTGGGCGTGGTCGACCACCGCCTGCCAGCTTCGATGAAGCAGGACGACAAGGCCTCGAGCGGCTACGTGCATGAGGCCTATGTGATCAAGATGGCGGAAAGCGCGGGCTTCAAGCTGGCGGCCAAGTCGGAAGTCAACGCCAATCCGAAGGACAAGGCGGATCACGAAAAAGGCGTGTGGACGCTGCCGCCGGTGCTGGCGAACAAGGACAAGGATCGCGAGAAGTACGTTGCCATTGGCGAGAGCGACCGCATGACTTTGAAGTTCGTGAAACGATAA
- a CDS encoding M1 family metallopeptidase translates to MHTRPLLRASLCAILGAAGGSAFAGDPLSYANIDQVRTRALHLDLKADFTKKTLSGHAELTLDWLDKTARRLDLDTRELTIAKIEAQDARGRWAPVKYALDAFDSEKGQALHIDLATQAPKVRIYYRTAPTASALQWLTPAQTLSGKRPFMFSQSETINARSWVPVQDTPSMRFTYTARIQAPTGLRVVMSADNDPKATGKGGWKFNMPQPIPSYLLAIGIGELEARTLGGRTGVYAEPGRIGAAAYEFADTEKMVAAAESLYGPYRWGRYDMLVLPPSFPIGGMENPRLTFLTPTMIAGDRSLVDLIAHELAHSWSGNLVTNASWKHWWLNEGFTTYVTTRILEVLYGEEVATMNLQLEQEEAIESLKDIPQAKQALLTRDPDTGSSTYTDEGLAYPKGAWLLRTLEGRAGRAVFDPFLRGWFDRHAFQSVTTEQFVAYLRSNLLAQHPEVMSEAELGEWLHGAGIPAGAQHAKSQRLVALDATTTAWLKGELTTAQLDTKAWTALEWMKFLNDIDKEADKARLQQLDAAFGLAKSSNDEVAFRFHRAAIHAGYREVRPQLQAFLMRVGRQKFVVPLYTALRANLDDRAWAENLYKSARERYHPETQTSVDKLIRQR, encoded by the coding sequence ATGCACACCCGACCCCTCCTGCGCGCCAGCCTGTGCGCCATCCTCGGCGCAGCCGGCGGCAGCGCCTTCGCCGGCGACCCCCTGAGCTATGCCAATATCGACCAGGTGCGCACGCGCGCCCTCCACCTCGACCTGAAAGCCGACTTCACGAAGAAGACCCTGTCCGGACACGCCGAGCTGACGCTCGACTGGCTCGACAAGACCGCGCGCCGGCTCGACCTCGACACGCGCGAACTGACGATCGCGAAGATCGAAGCCCAGGACGCGCGCGGGCGCTGGGCGCCGGTGAAGTATGCGCTCGACGCCTTCGACTCCGAAAAAGGCCAGGCCCTGCACATCGACCTCGCCACCCAGGCGCCGAAGGTGCGTATTTACTACCGCACCGCGCCCACCGCCAGCGCCCTGCAGTGGCTGACCCCGGCGCAAACCCTGTCGGGCAAGCGCCCCTTCATGTTCAGCCAGTCGGAAACGATCAACGCGCGCTCCTGGGTGCCGGTGCAGGACACGCCCTCGATGCGCTTCACCTACACGGCGCGCATCCAGGCCCCGACCGGCCTGCGCGTCGTGATGAGCGCCGATAACGACCCGAAGGCTACCGGCAAAGGCGGCTGGAAGTTCAACATGCCGCAGCCGATTCCCTCCTACCTGCTGGCGATCGGCATCGGCGAGCTGGAGGCGCGCACCCTGGGCGGGCGCACCGGCGTCTACGCCGAGCCGGGCCGCATCGGCGCCGCAGCCTACGAATTCGCCGACACCGAGAAGATGGTCGCCGCCGCCGAATCGCTGTACGGTCCGTATCGCTGGGGGCGCTACGACATGCTGGTGTTGCCGCCTTCGTTCCCGATCGGCGGCATGGAAAACCCGCGCCTGACCTTCCTCACCCCGACCATGATCGCGGGCGACCGCAGCCTGGTCGACCTGATTGCCCATGAACTGGCGCACAGCTGGTCGGGCAACCTGGTGACCAACGCTTCGTGGAAGCACTGGTGGCTCAACGAAGGATTTACCACCTATGTGACGACGCGCATCCTGGAAGTGCTGTACGGCGAGGAAGTGGCGACCATGAACCTGCAGCTCGAGCAGGAAGAGGCGATCGAATCGCTGAAGGACATCCCGCAAGCGAAGCAGGCGCTGCTCACGCGCGACCCCGATACGGGGTCAAGCACCTACACCGATGAAGGCCTGGCTTACCCGAAAGGCGCCTGGCTGCTGCGCACCCTCGAGGGGCGCGCCGGCCGCGCCGTGTTCGACCCTTTCCTGCGTGGCTGGTTCGACAGGCATGCCTTCCAGAGCGTGACGACCGAGCAGTTCGTGGCCTACCTGCGCAGCAATCTGCTGGCGCAGCACCCCGAGGTGATGAGCGAAGCGGAACTGGGCGAGTGGCTGCACGGCGCCGGCATTCCGGCGGGCGCGCAGCACGCGAAGTCGCAGCGCCTGGTGGCGCTGGATGCGACCACCACCGCCTGGCTGAAGGGCGAGCTGACGACCGCGCAGCTCGACACGAAAGCCTGGACGGCGCTGGAGTGGATGAAGTTCCTGAACGATATCGACAAGGAGGCGGACAAGGCGCGCCTGCAGCAGCTCGACGCGGCTTTCGGCCTGGCGAAAAGCAGCAACGACGAAGTGGCCTTCCGCTTCCACCGCGCCGCCATCCACGCCGGCTACCGCGAAGTGCGTCCGCAGCTGCAAGCCTTCCTGATGCGCGTCGGCCGCCAGAAGTTCGTGGTGCCGCTGTACACGGCGCTGCGCGCGAACCTTGACGACCGCGCCTGGGCCGAGAACCTCTACAAATCTGCGCGCGAGCGCTATCACCCCGAAACGCAAACCAGCGTCGACAAGCTCATAAGGCAGCGTTGA
- a CDS encoding TldD/PmbA family protein, whose amino-acid sequence MERRSFLKIGAGTAGAMLIPVFGNAIAAEDLLNPMAVSFKKALADAALNAATKAGASYCDVRIGRYLNQFITTRDLNVENITNTESTGVGIRVIAGAYGFAATNTMNPDAVAAAARQAVAIAKANARLQTEPVQLAPVKGVGEVAWATPFKKDWRAVPVKEKADMLVAANKAGLEAGASFMTANLFQINQQKYFASTDGSYIDQDIHRLWAPINATAVDKATGKFRSRGGLGSPVSMGYEYFDLAGGGKVQAAGGVTTLYTKSYDIVEDARLAGKQAREKLSAKSVEPGKYDLVLAPEHLFLTIHEAVGHPTELDRVLGYEANYAGTSFATLDKWQSKKFKFGSERVNFVADRTTPASLGLIGYDDEGVRAKEWDIIKDGVLVNYQATRDQAHIIGEKESHGCSYADSWSSVQFQRMPNVSLAAGKARMTPDEMVKDVKKGIYIIGRGSYSIDQQRYNFQFGGTLFYEIKNGKITNPLEDVAYQSNTQEFWNACSAICDERDWRMGGSFFDGKGQPSQVSAVSHGSSTTRFNGINVINTARKIG is encoded by the coding sequence ATGGAACGACGCAGCTTCCTCAAAATCGGTGCCGGCACGGCCGGCGCCATGCTCATTCCGGTATTCGGCAACGCCATCGCGGCCGAAGACCTCTTGAACCCCATGGCGGTCAGCTTCAAGAAGGCATTGGCCGACGCCGCCCTGAACGCGGCCACCAAGGCCGGCGCCTCCTATTGCGACGTGCGCATCGGCCGCTACCTGAACCAGTTCATCACGACGCGCGACCTGAACGTCGAGAACATCACGAATACCGAGTCGACCGGCGTCGGTATCCGCGTCATCGCCGGCGCCTACGGTTTCGCCGCGACGAACACGATGAACCCGGACGCCGTGGCCGCTGCCGCGCGCCAGGCCGTGGCAATCGCGAAAGCCAACGCCAGATTGCAGACCGAACCCGTGCAGCTGGCACCGGTGAAAGGCGTGGGCGAAGTCGCCTGGGCCACGCCTTTCAAAAAGGACTGGCGCGCGGTACCGGTCAAGGAAAAGGCGGACATGCTGGTCGCCGCGAACAAGGCCGGCCTGGAAGCGGGCGCCAGCTTCATGACGGCGAACCTCTTCCAGATCAACCAGCAGAAGTATTTCGCCTCGACTGACGGTTCCTACATCGACCAGGACATCCACCGCCTGTGGGCGCCGATCAACGCCACCGCTGTCGACAAGGCGACGGGTAAATTCCGTTCGCGCGGGGGCCTGGGCAGCCCGGTCAGCATGGGCTACGAGTACTTCGACCTGGCCGGCGGCGGCAAGGTGCAGGCTGCCGGCGGCGTCACCACGCTCTACACCAAGTCCTACGACATCGTCGAAGACGCACGCCTGGCGGGCAAGCAGGCACGCGAAAAGCTGAGTGCGAAATCGGTCGAGCCGGGCAAGTACGACCTGGTGCTGGCGCCCGAACACCTGTTCCTGACCATTCACGAAGCCGTCGGCCACCCGACGGAGCTGGACCGCGTGCTCGGCTATGAAGCCAACTACGCGGGCACCAGTTTCGCCACGCTCGATAAATGGCAGAGCAAGAAATTCAAGTTCGGTTCCGAGCGCGTGAATTTTGTAGCCGACCGCACCACCCCGGCTTCGCTCGGCCTGATCGGCTACGACGACGAAGGCGTGCGCGCGAAAGAGTGGGACATCATCAAGGACGGCGTGCTGGTGAACTACCAGGCGACGCGCGACCAGGCCCACATCATCGGGGAGAAGGAATCGCATGGCTGTTCGTATGCGGATTCGTGGAGCAGCGTGCAGTTCCAGCGCATGCCGAACGTGTCGCTGGCCGCCGGCAAGGCGCGCATGACACCCGACGAGATGGTCAAAGACGTCAAAAAGGGCATCTACATCATCGGCCGCGGTTCCTACTCCATCGACCAGCAGCGCTACAACTTCCAGTTCGGCGGCACGCTGTTCTACGAAATCAAAAACGGCAAGATCACCAACCCGCTCGAAGACGTCGCCTACCAGTCGAACACCCAGGAATTCTGGAATGCCTGCAGCGCGATCTGCGACGAACGCGACTGGCGCATGGGCGGCTCCTTCTTCGACGGCAAGGGCCAGCCGAGCCAGGTCAGCGCCGTGTCGCACGGCTCGAGCACGACGCGCTTCAACGGCATCAACGTCATCAACACTGCACGCAAGATCGGTTAA
- a CDS encoding serine hydrolase: protein MKRIAAAILIAFSSAGANAWAETPAAPAAEPAVASSFDLEQDVTRVMKAFDVPGIAIAIVKDGQVVAAQGFGVRKLGEPARVDGQTLFEIASNSKAFTAAALAMLVDEGKLKWDDPVVKHLPDFQMYDAYVTREMTVRDLLTHRSGLGLGAGDLLWWPTTTFTTDEIIERLRYIKPATSFRSSYAYDNLLYIVAGKIIAQKSGQSWGDTVRERILNPIGMTGTTTSLAENAGKPNASNAHSKINDKIAAVKSMPVANAVGAVGINTNAEDIARWMKVLLDGGVVEGKQGADGKPLRLWSEAQSREMWTAQTPMKINTPKPPLAATKPNFYAYGLGFQLRDYRGQLVAMHGGALQGFYSRVLLVPESKLGIAILTNAESGGSLSALQYRLLDQYMSGSTPTDWIKLVADIEDEMHAKELARLKGESKTRAAASKPSLPLASYEGQYQDPWYGTATVKRNGSKLTMSFSRTPDLTGEMEHYQHDTFIVRWKERNFNADSYATFSLDHDGSIASMKMKAVSTETDFSYDFHDLLFTPVKAKEKQ, encoded by the coding sequence ATGAAACGCATTGCAGCCGCGATCCTGATCGCGTTTTCCAGCGCCGGCGCCAACGCTTGGGCCGAGACACCGGCGGCCCCCGCGGCCGAACCGGCCGTCGCATCGAGCTTCGACCTCGAGCAGGACGTCACCCGCGTGATGAAAGCCTTCGACGTGCCGGGCATCGCGATCGCCATCGTCAAGGACGGGCAGGTCGTGGCCGCGCAGGGCTTCGGCGTGCGCAAGCTCGGCGAGCCGGCCAGGGTCGACGGCCAGACCCTGTTCGAGATCGCCTCGAACTCGAAGGCCTTCACGGCAGCGGCCCTGGCGATGCTGGTCGACGAAGGCAAGCTGAAGTGGGACGACCCGGTCGTGAAACACCTGCCGGACTTCCAGATGTACGACGCCTACGTGACGCGCGAGATGACGGTGCGCGACCTGCTGACCCACCGCAGTGGCCTCGGACTCGGTGCCGGCGACCTGCTGTGGTGGCCGACCACGACCTTCACCACCGACGAGATCATCGAGCGCCTCCGCTACATCAAGCCGGCCACGAGTTTCCGCAGCAGCTATGCCTACGACAATCTGCTGTACATCGTGGCGGGCAAGATCATCGCCCAGAAGTCGGGACAATCCTGGGGCGATACCGTGCGCGAGCGCATCCTCAACCCCATCGGCATGACCGGTACCACTACCAGCCTGGCGGAAAACGCTGGCAAGCCAAATGCGTCGAACGCGCACAGCAAGATCAACGACAAAATCGCCGCCGTCAAATCGATGCCGGTGGCGAATGCGGTCGGCGCGGTGGGCATCAACACGAATGCCGAGGACATCGCGCGCTGGATGAAGGTGTTGCTCGATGGCGGCGTGGTGGAAGGCAAGCAGGGCGCGGACGGCAAACCGCTCCGCTTGTGGAGCGAAGCGCAGTCGCGCGAGATGTGGACGGCGCAGACGCCGATGAAGATCAACACGCCGAAGCCGCCGCTGGCTGCGACCAAGCCGAATTTCTATGCCTACGGCCTGGGCTTCCAGCTGCGCGACTACCGTGGCCAGCTGGTGGCCATGCACGGCGGCGCGCTGCAGGGCTTCTATTCGCGCGTGCTGCTGGTGCCGGAATCGAAGCTGGGCATCGCGATCCTCACCAATGCGGAGAGCGGCGGTTCGCTGAGCGCGCTGCAGTATCGCCTGCTCGACCAGTACATGAGCGGATCGACGCCGACCGACTGGATCAAGCTGGTCGCGGATATCGAAGACGAGATGCATGCCAAGGAGCTGGCACGCCTGAAGGGAGAGTCGAAGACCCGTGCGGCGGCATCGAAACCGTCGCTTCCGCTGGCGTCCTACGAAGGCCAGTACCAGGATCCGTGGTACGGCACCGCCACCGTCAAGCGCAATGGCAGCAAGCTGACGATGTCGTTCTCGCGCACGCCGGACCTGACCGGCGAGATGGAGCACTACCAGCACGACACCTTCATCGTGCGCTGGAAGGAGCGTAACTTCAACGCCGACTCGTATGCCACCTTCTCGCTCGACCACGACGGCAGTATCGCGAGCATGAAGATGAAGGCGGTGTCGACCGAGACCGACTTCAGCTACGACTTCCATGATCTGCTGTTCACGCCGGTGAAGGCGAAAGAGAAGCAATAA